The genomic interval tctttcttcttctttttcttctcgctcttcttctttccactctctctgtcgctgtcggAATCGCTGCGGTCTGAGCTGCCTGACTCGACGTCGCTCGAGTCGGAACTCTTTTCGTCGCGagcgcgtttccttctctgtttcgcctctTGCCGCAAAAGCTCCAAatgctgcttctcttgctcttcgATCTTGGAATTTCGGaagctctgcatgcagggcaAAACTCGCGCACAGAAGACGCCTTCGACTGCACATACAATCGTTGAGGCTCATGGACTGGAAACCGTGCAGAGTCCAAAGCGAATCTGCGGCTCCCAGCAATGTCGACACTCTGCAGGTTCGAAATCTATCAGCACAACTggaaacagggaagaaagcGGATGCAGCGACACCGGCAAGCGCCACTGCGCAAGCCATATCGTACATACTTCACAGAACAGATTGGCCTTCATCCTCAGATGGCGCGGGTGTacagcaagaggaagaaccgcCTATCTGGAGAGGGAGACCTGGCCTGCTGTTGCGTTTGCCCTCGGAAGTACGAATCCGTTGAAAGTACCTTTGACACGATttggaaacgcatgcaaacaggGCGCTCACTGTTTCGCGACCTGCCTCgatgcctctctgtctccagcgaAATGCGGAGGACCACAACGGGAACTTTCACACAGATGCGCTCAAATCCTCACCTCCAGCTGCCCAGAGAACTGCTCGTTTTCGTAGCGCTCAAGAAACTCGTTggcgctctcttcctttttcttcagcaTCTTTCGAAGTTCCTCCCAGGTGggcctcgagtctctctgcagcttctccatCAGAGACGGGCTGCAAAAGccgcagaaacgaaacatAAAAATCACCACACATCACAACTTACAACCGCTTCGACAAACACCTGCCTCTACAAATTTAAATACATTCAcccttatatatatatggatatatatatatatatatatgtatatggatatatatgtatatatttggCATGAAAACGTCTCGGTATCCCTACAGAGACTTAGAagacatgtgcatgcagatatgTATACACGCACATTCACCTTTTCGAAACAACGGCACAGACAAGATAGAACTGCAACGGAAGGCTTTCCACTGAAACAATTCAACCTGTAGGACGCACTCAGTTCATTTGTATTTTGCCTTCGATCATCTGTGTCCACGCATCTAAAATCgaatatatccatatatatacacacaaatatatatatatatatatatatatatatgtacatatacgaatatatatatatatatatatatatacggtAAGCGATGTATTTATGGATATGCTTGTTTTGAGTTTCTTCCAAATTCGTAAAGACCTCACCCGGAAGAGACGACCCTCCTGATGGGATTGAGGACCATGCCCTGGGGCTTGAAGCCCCGACACTTGACCATCGTTCTTGGAggcgcgaaaaaagagaacaaagagaggcggcgaagaagacgaggatcGAGAAAGCGATCAacgcgcagaagaaaggaaaactcGACCCAGACAACTACAAGAGGCCAAAGGTTTGCCAAGGAAGACGGTGGACAGAAAGGCGGAGCAGGCCCTAGCGAGCGACGCGctgacagaagaaaagaactgtCTCCTCAAATGCCCCGgctctcgacagagaagcggaaaaggcagaggaaaagagaagagaacctCCCTGCCCAGAACAAGTAAAGCGGAATGCGAACACTCACGGCGCGCAGCCTTCTTTCGAGAGAGAGCTGAGAAGAGACATAGTAAAAAGTCGTCTGCGTTGAAGACGaacgcttctctcgcttctttctcgtctgcacagtcagaggaaaacgtccgagagggaaaaacaggagaaagactACGGCagttctccgtctccgtgAAGCAGGTCGCTCGCGCCCTCCttcctcgacagagaagaaaagtgaagcagagaagaagagcccaagacaagagagcgaaggaaagagaaggtaTCCGCGAGAGAAGCTTTTGTCCTGTTTACGCAGAGAGCACAAAGACGTCTGTCTCCCGGGATGCCTGCGcgaacagaggaagcgagagaacggccaccgctctcttctcggtcGGCTTCACGCTCTCTGTGACAAAGCATAagaaagaggacggagacccgagaagcgagagaggcgttGAAGTCTACAGTGAAGCAActcgagagacgaggaaaacgctAACGGACAGAACATAccgagaggaaaaagcagagagagccgaacaacgcgaaaaacgagaaccgcgagaaagacaagaaccgcgaggaaaacgagaaccgcgagaaagacaagaaccgcgaggaaaacgagaaccgcgaggaaaacgagaaattACGGTGAGGTGGCGAGCTCTCGCTCTCAACCTCGACAGTGCGAAGAGCCGAGACCCGCTCCAGAAATGGACAAGAGTTCAGAGGAGGACAAATCAGGAAGGACCAGAAAAAAATcagagacgagggaaaaATGAACTGAACAAATACACCAACATCGCCGCAAAAGCGCACAGTCAAAAAAGTTGCAGCaccgcgtgcatgcgtcggagCCGAGCTTGGCGATGGACCTGTGGAGAGAGATAAAAAACTTCGGACCCACTGACACTCTGCAGCGGTTCCTCGATTTAAtcaaggaaagaagaagcttTTCTTCATTCTGTATGTCCTACAAATGCAGCCTTACCGGCAGATGTCTATATATCTGTACGCGAAGACACAGTTCAACTCCTACGCAGTCGATTTCTCTCGTGAATGTGCAACGTGCATCtgctcgggtgtacatacacagtGTAACTGCGATGACGCCTTCTTGGACATGAACGCCAGGGCATCTGGTCGGGGAGACATGCGGCTCTCTCGATCTCTGGAGCTCCACAGTTCACAAagttctgtgtttcctcgaTATAAGTCTTTCTTGATGCGCGCGtcttcgtgcatgcgcagagaagggagaggcgccgaAACCTTTTGTCCAAGATGAAGCTTCTCAAATGGTCTTCGCTGACATCTCCACGTCTCCGGCATGGACGGAGTTCATCTTCAGCTTTAGGCCTTCGGAGTTTCTTCCAGGTGAAACTTTGCCCCGTACGGCCGCGAACGAcactctcgtcttcttgctCGCTCTGAAAAGTTTCCAAAAGTTCTTTCGCAGCGTGGAGCGgcatgtcttctttctctttccctttgcctcgttcttctccatcttattcttcactgtctgtttcatcttcttcatcttcgtcctcgtcctaTTTATCTTctgttttgttttctcctttgttctctgcttcgtctttctttttttcttcttcctctgtgtatcttcgtctttctctcttctaaTTTACTccttctttcgtctgtctATTTTCTTCTGCGCGTATGTTTGCCTTTTCATCATctccggtttcttctctgtcttctgccttgtcttcttctccttgctcttccgcttcttttTTATCTCTTCTGCGtggtctctccctctcctgtctccgatCTGTTCTCCCGGTGGACTTTTGCTTTTTCGAGATCCTCTTtcggaaaagagaaagctTTTCACTGCTCGCCTGGGGGAGACGGGTGTCAGAAGTTCCAGGGTGCAAGTGGGCGTTTTGAGTCTCCATCTCACAAAacgcttgtcttcttcctcatgcTGCTTCCATCCTCTTCACACAATGCGCTGCCTTTGCGACCTTCGCTGCACCCGCGgggcctttcctctcctcgttttcttctttttctttttcttgctctccctgtgcttctccctctcggcgtctctcactctctccctctcacCCTTCCCAGTCCGAACTCCCCAgcggtctctctgcgttttcctctctcttcttcctcttccctagcttcttcttctgcctctcctctcttctcgttctctcgtttgtctcgccttcgttcctctctctcacctcaTCCCTGTTCTCTCACTCCCGTTTCTTCGTGTTCCCGCGCAGCTGCGGATGTGGAtggtctctctttttgtccAGTTTCTGTTGCTCCTCTAACTCCGCGCCACTCTGTCTCTTTGGCtgtgtcgcctctctgccgctcGCGCAAGCGGGACGTTCGCGGCGTCGagcctcgctttctccctcgtttcctgTTGCTCTCTGGAGCCTCGGCTTCGCGGAGAGCGCGTCTTTCTTGCCGCGACGCAAACGCACAGTCCGGTCTCGCCTCtgcccttccttcttctctgtggggGCCGCTCTTCGTGGCGACGATTGCCGCGGTGCCGTGCTCTCTGCGCTGCCTGAATATCGCAAAGAAGTCGTCCACGCGCAAAAGTCGAGACTTATGCTTCGCTCGCCATGCCGGCATCAGCTTACGAAAACGAATCACTGAGAAAACAACACCGCTTCTGTATGGCGCTACAGTCGCTCGTGACAAATCGCGCAGAAacgcttcctcctcgtttatctcttctcctttgtcttccaTCTGTCATCTGTGTTCCTTCCCTTCatcatctctctctcctgtgtctgctttctcctcttcctcctcctcctctttctctcctctctcgtcttcgttcgCTTCGACTCCCatgtcgttttttctgaaAAGGAATTGCAACGCCTGttgggggagagagaaagacgcgggGAATCGCCTTTCTCTTGGAGAGACTGAAGCTCTTGCCGACTCGTCAGAGACACGACGTCGCTCgactctcgccttcgccttgcGGCATTCGTTTCTTTGCCCTTCGCTtacgcgttcttcctcgcgtgcgtctctcccctttcaagcctcgtcttcttcttctcactctcGTTTGTCTGGTGCACTCTCGTCACCGCATCAACTCTCCGAACGGAGACCTCTCGCCTCTTGGCGGTGCCTGTACTCTCTGTAAGCTTcggtgttcttctctctttccgccGGCCTTCTCACCCACAATCTTCATGCCCTTATGCCGcgtcgttccttcttctctccctcttcgtccgAAATTCCCTCATTATTTCCTTCATTTTCTTCTAATTGCCTTAAcctctcctgtgtctcgttCTCCGGTTCCGCCATCCCTCTCCGCAAGCCtttgtcctttctcttctccccagtGCTTCTTTCTGATTCACCCTTGCTCCTCACTCTCATTTCCACCAAGAGTTTTTActttctcctgctttctGAGAAAGAGCTCCGACCACCGTCTTCCTGACTTCTCAGACACGCGACGGCTCGACAGCCCCTCTGCCTCCCGCTGCCAACTTGCCTCTcgtcatatatatatatatatatatatccatatttATTTGTTACCGTAGATAAACATATAGTACCTCAGTATACGCATATGTGAGGTTAACTAACATATATACCCAtttgcatgtatgcatgtatatatgtatgtatctttCCATCTATGTGAATACATCATGTGAGAGATGGCTTCACGGAGGTCGGCATGCGTATAaacatgaatatatatatatatatatatatatacattatatatacatatgctatacgtatgtatatttatacaaaTGAGACGCCGTTGTCTGTGTTTTGAAGCTATGGTTGTGTGGGTGTGTTGTCTTACCTCGGTGCTGAGTTCtctttttgcatgcagacttgAGAGAGAGGCACGGCGGCGCCAGGAGGGCGGCGCGCGggtgtttttcctttcccaAGACTTGACCGAAGATCTCGCTCACCGACTCATCGCACATCTTTTTTTTCATGATAggggaaacaggaagaagtgCAACGTCAGGAGTGGGTGTGAGTCTTCTCAGCCTTGCCAGGCTCTTCCTGAGGCATCTTTGGCTTCTttgccctcttcttcgtcatcttcGTCCTTGCCACCGTCGTCATCAGCATCGCCAGCATCTacggcttcttcgtcgttttcaGCTTCTCCCTGTACAtcatcttctctttccgcattgtcttcttctgcttgctcgtctgcttcttcttcctgtttcgtttctccacctGCGTCGCGtgaggaagcgagacaaCGCGACGTCACCTGCCTTCTGCGGAGGCTCACggcgacgagaggagaagactcCAGGTTGGCGCCCTCTGCTGACAGGCGGCTCTGGAATCGCTCAACCGGCGGAGGAGATTCCGACGTGGATGTTGACCGCCCCAGAAAAACGGGAGGAAAccaggaggaaggagacgaacggaCGGCAGACGCCGACCCCTTTGTCATTTTTGTGAATTCAGCTGGTGGATCTCTCAGTGCTGGACTTGCCTTGTTTGACGCCCTTTCGGTGAGCCTCCTCGGCTGTCGAAGCATGCAGCATCTGGAAATGCCGTCCAGCTGCTTCGCTGAAGCGATGTTTGACTCTTCATTGAATAGAGAAGTCTGAAGGTGAAGGAAGTCTTTACAGAGAATACGTCCACCACGCTTAGACGCTCGAGTGAATGCGATGtgaagtggagaggaagcacagTTGGGGGACGCTGAGGCACTGCTGAAAGAGAGGCGCAAGTCGGGCAAACAGCCGTTGACAGAAGAGGCTCTCGGTggcaggtgtacagacacttgAACAAGACGGTCTCTAGAAAAAGGTTGTGGGTTGAGGGAGAGAACCGTGTGCTGGCCGGTTTTGGAAGTGTGGCTGAATCGTAAAAGAAGCTGTCTCACTTTttcgcgcctttctcctccactgcatccctttgtttctcttctgtccgtcgtcttcttctccctcgccggttctcgttgtcttctctcgtgctttctctgtcgcttggctccaccttccttctcttttttccttctcccctgcctctccctttatctctctctttatatctccctttctgtctgcggttctctctgcctcgtcgcctctgtttccctcgcttgttctctgctctcgttctccgactgcgactctgtctctgtcttccgccTGTCGCTGCCGTAGACGCTCCAGGCGCCGGTTTACACGGTGAATTTAGGCCTCGCTGCGTCGGCGGCTTCTTTGCTGCTTGCGGCTGGCTCGGGTGGGCGTCGCTTCGCCGTCGAGCAAAGTTCTGTTCTGCTGCACCAGCCAGCAGGCAGTTTGGCGGGACGCGACTCCGAGCTTcaggacgagagaagagaagtcgagaaactCCACGAGAAAGTAGTCCGCCTCTACAGGTGCGAGACTGCCGAGGAGGCAACGCGGAgcgagaggacagagagagacacaaacgtactcacgagaaagagggaggaatcgaggagagagcgggaggaagacgatCGTCCTTCAGATGGGCACAACGAgtgagagacaaagagaacggGCGAGGGGAAGATGGAAAGGGGATGCAGGGTGAGAGTGCAATCGAAGCAAAGGTGTAacggaagcgagaaggagagagagaggtagagagGGGGTGAGGGGGGAACAAAGATATTTATccagaaagcgaaagagacaaaacgagAGTCTACGGCAGAAAGACAGATGAGCAATATCCGGGGAACagagcaagaaagagagacactgaaTAGATACCCTGCAACAATCTCCCCCGATCTATCCTTCAGTTACTTATCCTTGTCATGTTTGTTATCTGCACCGTGCatgactctctctctctctcgcggagCTTCTAGAGGAGCTTCGTGTACATGCGGCGATGCTGGACTTTCATCCTCTTTGTGTGTCAACCTTCGTCATCAGAGTGGTTTTCTTAACGATACTCTCCTCTGTGGACCATCTCTAAACGCGTTTTTGGCAGAGGCTTCATTTTTTTAATGCCTAAAGTATTTTTCgtatttctgttctcttcacCCTTTCAATTCACAGTATGTGAACAATGTCAAATTCCTCTGTGGTCCAATCCCCGACTTTCCGACATGCATTTAGGCACCTtcgtctttcgtttttcgcctcttGACGTCGATGAAAATAGCTCGGGAGTCAACTGCGTTTTGCGAGTTCCTTGCTTTCTTTTCAGTGAGGTAACGGGCAGACCAGAGGCGCGGGTGAGGCGCGACAtcaaggaagagaaagtcTTGACAGCTGAGCAAGCTTGTGAATACGGCCTCGTGGACGCagttctgcctctctttgaTGCGAAGGAAATTCGCGCTTAAACGGCCTTCAGTCGGCGCCGCTCCACGAGGTATTTCCCAGAGACGCCCTGCGGGGCATGGTCatgcggtgtacatacacccgaggcgaggagagagagaggcagttGTCTGGTTTTGTGCAGAGTTCCGCTCACTTTCAGAGACAGGGAATCTGTCAGGCATCAAAGCGCTTTTGTTGCGTTCGTCGAGACGAGGCGTGGACGCGACTCCTACAGtaaaaacgaggaaagacgagaaataCGCGGTGTGTATACACccgagagaaggcaggcaGGAGGTGCCTGAGAATCCTGTTTTATCCTTATGTGCGCGTTTGCAGCAGTTGCGGTGGACCCGtgatgtttttttctttcggtagacgagagcgagacggaTGCTGGGTCGTTTCTCTCAGCATTTTTTGAGCAGTTCAGGGTGTAGGACATCTTTTTGCCAACACTGAGATAAATGTGGGCTTGCTTGTAGATAAATACGTGAGTTTGTCTGGATATGTGTCGACTTCCGAAGGTGTAAGTATACAAACAAAGGGATGCATCTAATGTGGTTTGAGGCTACGCCTGCAATGAACACAAGGGCCGCCGAGACTCTTTCCATCTTTTGTCGGTCAAGTTCCGTACCAGGTGTATCTGCAGGCGGGAGTACTAATAACTGTGACAGAAGCTTCGGCGGGACTCCGTATGATCTCCAAAAGTCTGAACTTTTGTCCGGTTCGCTGGCGCCACCTCTGACAGGAAGCGGCTGCGTTACTGCCTGGCGGGAAGTCGCTTGAAGAGgaggatatatatatatatatataaataattGTATATCTGGCAATATGTGTCTACCTACGAAAGATGCTACGTagaaagaaaaaggggaTTGTCGCGTCTGAGCTCAAAAGACGTTCGCCGTTTCCTAGAGGccagctgtacagacactgctCAGAAGCAGGGACCTTCGACTCCGTTTTAGCGGCTACTTGAAGGCTTGCCCCTGTGGTTCTcacttatatatataggtggACACGCTGCACACATtagagaggcagaaactTCGGACCTCTTTGGAGGCTCGAGACATTGCATTGTGAGTTGTATTTGCCAAGGACATTTTTCATCCCG from Toxoplasma gondii ME49 chromosome VIIa, whole genome shotgun sequence carries:
- a CDS encoding ATP-dependent Clp endopeptidase, proteolytic subunit ClpP domain-containing protein (encoded by transcript TGME49_203270), with the translated sequence MLLPSSSHNALPLRPSLHPRGLSSPRFLLFLFLALPVLLPLGVSHSLPLTLPSPNSPAVSLRFPLSSSSSLASSSASPLFSFSRLSRLRSSLSPHPCSLTPVSSCSRAAADVDGLSFCPVSVAPLTPRHSVSLAVSPLCRSRKRDVRGVEPRFLPRFLLLSGASASRRARLSCRDANAQSGLASALPSSLWGPLFVATIAAVPCSLRCLNIAKKSSTRKSRDLCFARHAGISLRKRITEKTTPLLYGATVARDKSRRNASSSFISSPLSSICHLCSFPSSSLSPVSAFSSSSSSSFSPLSSSFASTPMSFFLKRNCNACWGREKDAGNRLSLGETEALADSSETRRRSTLAFALRHSFLCPSLTRSSSRASLPFQASSSSSHSRLSGALSSPHQLSERRPLASWRCLYSLLEREARRRQEGGARVFFLSQDLTEDLAHRLIAHLFFHDRGNRKKCNVRSGCESSQPCQALPEASLASLPSSSSSSSLPPSSSASPASTASSSFSASPCTSSSLSALSSSACSSASSSCFVSPPASREEARQRDVTCLLRRLTATRGEDSRLAPSADRRLWNRSTGGGDSDVDVDRPRKTGGNQEEGDERTADADPFVIFVNSAGGSLSAGLALFDALSTLQAPVYTVNLGLAASAASLLLAAGSGGRRFAVEQSSVLLHQPAGSLAGRDSELQDERREVEKLHEKVVRLYRCETAEEATRSERTERDTNVLTRKREESRREREEDDRPSDGHNDEVTGRPEARVRRDIKEEKVLTAEQACEYGLVDAVLPLFDAKEIRA
- a CDS encoding hypothetical protein (encoded by transcript TGME49_203280); its protein translation is MVKCRGFKPQGMVLNPIRRVVSSGPSLMEKLQRDSRPTWEELRKMLKKKEESANEFLERYENEQFSGQLESFRNSKIEEQEKQHLELLRQEAKQRRKRARDEKSSDSSDVESGSSDRSDSDSDRESGKKKSEKKKKKKDKKKKKHKKEKKRKSEKSDSRRKDSRRSDTACTASNNPYRLSNFFNEARAGESA